The genomic interval AAGAAACACTATCATCGCCCGATTTTAACTGAAGCAAGGTAGCGGAGACGGCTTCGCGGTATTTCGCAAAGGATAGCAGAGTTGCAAAACTGACTTGTTCCATTTATTACAACCCTACGCCATCAATAAGAATAGTTGTATCTACAAACTCAGCGAGACGACGGCCCTCGGCAAGTTCTTCAGCAGTAAAATCAGATTTATCACCGAGGATACTTTCCAGCAACGACAAACTCTCATGTACTACATGGCCATAAGGGGTATCCATCACTCGGCTGACATCAGCAAGTTTTCGATAATCCCGCTCCATAGCAAATAGCTCAGGTAGGTTTGACGAGGTTAGTAGGACGTTCTCACAACCTAGACACATGTTGTACATGGAGCACGGCCGCCCAGGTACGTAAGTGCTCAACCTCTTGATGAAATCTGGAGGATTGAAGATGTTCTTGCAGCTTGCCAATGGCGTCTTGAATACCACCACTGGCGCATCGATCTGTACTACCTCGATGAGATTTTCGGATTGTGTCTCGTGCTGCTCGGACGCAAGAGCCAGATCTGCCGCCTCAAGGGCACGATCGTGGAGCTCCCGTAACGCTACATCGAGCTTGGCACGCGCGAAGGTGTTGAAGTCCATGCGATCGAGGTATGCCTGGGTGGTCTTGATGTGTTTGTGACCCAGGATCAGCTGGATCTCACGAATCGGTACACCACGCTCTACAAGCTCGCTGATGAAGCTCGGACGTAGTCGTGCGGGGGTGAGATTGAGGGGCGCGCCATCATCACCGACGATGCCTTTACGCTGCGCATAGCTGTTGAAGACTGTCGTTACGAACCCGTCCTTACCTGTGGCAAACGACTTAACCTGGAGGAAAGCTTTGGATGCGCTCGACTGCCAGATGAACAGGCTATTCCTCGCTTTCTCGGGGGCATCGTCACGGAACGCTGCGGTGAGTGCCTCCACGTCCTTGAAGATCTTCGCTACCGCTTCAGCCTGAGAAGTGGTGAGCCATGTGATATCCGCATCAAAGAGATCAACGGGCATCACCTTTCCGCCGCCTGACCGCTCCTTCCAATATTTCAAGCAGGCACGCCCGGTCAGCTCATGCTGCGGCTCAAAGTCGTCTAAATTCAGATATTTTAGCGAGTCCGCATTTAGACCCGTTATTTGCCCCAATTTAATCGCATAGGGTGCGATAACTTGGGCATCGACGACATAGTGGTGACCCCAGCCTTCTAAGACCTCACGGAGACCTATACCAGAACGGTTAACGATCCTCCAAAACCCATCGATATAAATATCACCGCTAGACCTCGAGTAAATCCTCGTTCCAACCACACTGCAGTTAAGTTTGTTTTCAAATATCCATCGGGCATTCTCGAGCGTACTAAACCCTTTTTTCACTTGGCCGTTGGAACCGACTGGATCTTCACCGACACCGGATAACTGATAGGGCTGCGCGAGCGCGTTGTTGCGCAAAATGTCTTCATCTACACATGCAGCGATCCGCCGACGCTCGGAACTTGTGTACGGACGATACTGATCCGTTACTCGGTCAGCATCAAATCCCTGACAGTTGACGAAGTCAGGGCCGGCATAGCCCTTAAGGTTCTTGATGGCGGTGAGCGTTTTGCGGAGCGCACTGAGCAAGGTATTGGCAAAGATTGGGGAGCATTCGCCACGGACAATCATCTGCTCCAGATGGCTGTAGATACGAGGAAGGATGAACGCATCTAAGGTGACAGCAATGGGCTCGCTTCCGGTGAGTCCACGCTCGAGGAAAAAACGCGATACTTGGTTGAATGCATCGAGGTAGTTCCGCACGCCCGAATCGCTCGTCGTTTTCAACGAAGCAATTGCAAATGCATGCTTAAGATCATTGAAAGGCTTACCCTCTGAGGCTGCCTCAAGGTCGGCCAATGTCACGAACTCTTTCATTCGCAGCCGCTTGAAATCAACGAGAATAGGTTCCTGAGGAATGTATTCTTCTTTGTTCTCGCGCCGCTCTTTGACGGTTTGGTAGTCGCTGGAGATTACTCCCAGGCGCCGCAGATCTTCGTTGATTTCATCATAAGCATCGGCGACGCTTGAGTAGCGATTCAGATGGGATTCAACGCCCTCCAAGCCTGGCACCAATGTGAGACCGCGACGAATGCTCAGCTTGTTGCCGAAAATAGGGAGCTTGCGCTTATCTTCCTCTGGGAGGCTCTTGTACCAACCTAAAACTTTGAGGCGCCAATTGCACCCAGCGGCAGACTCTCCACGATGGATTGCGCCACTGATGCACATATCCAATGTGACCTTCTGCTCCGCTAGCTCGAAGACCTCAAACGACGGGTCAAAATCTTTGCTGGCAATATAGGAGGCGCTCAGCATGAGCGGCGCGTACATCCCGCTGTCACTGTCACTGAGTTCAACCTCGTAGTAACCGTGCGGGTTCTCTTCCAGTTCTTTAAGCCAGCTGTAAATCCGTGAGCTTCCGATGGCGCGCTCATAAATACTCACTTCTTATCTCCCAAACGAATCTTGAGCGCAGTCTCGGCAACGAGAGCAGCCATGCTACTTGCCTTAGTTGCAACCTTCCCATTAGAAGAATGGCAGATGCGGAACACTTCTTGAGGAAGCTGTAGGTAGTGCCGTTCGGTAGTGGTACTGCTGCTATGCCCCAAGGACAACTGAGCCGCGACCAGATTATCCAAATAGGTCTCACCCAAATCTGGGCTAGTCATGATTTCGTACCCATGTCCGTGCCGAAGCTTATGCGGAGAGATACTGCGATCTAGCCGCTTGCTTTTTAGTGCGCGCTCCGAGACCCGCTCAAGCAATTTGCTGACCGCATCTGCGTTAAATGGAGATCCCTCTGAGTTGAAAAAACAGGGAGTAACATCGGCGGACTCATACTGTCTCGCGTATTTTCGGTACAACGGAGTTACGTGATAGCGCTTAATACGTTAAAGCGTAGACTTACTCACGATCGCATATCGCTCTTTCAGCTCTTGCCCACGCCCTTTACTGCCCGCGATGAGAAGTGGGCAATAATCGGGATGTATCCACTCAATATCATTTTCGCCGATGAAGTTAGCGCGAGAGAAATCGAGGGCCTTGCTCACCGCACTAAGAGTAATCCTGCCAACTTCGCTTCGACGAAGACCAGCGTCAAAAATTGACTGCAAGAGAACCCGTTCTCGCTCACTATCAGTGCTCAAAATGAGGGACTTCAGATCTTTGAGCGAACAGGGTGAAATCAGTTTTCTCTTCGGCGGAGGGG from Pseudomonas fortuita carries:
- a CDS encoding site-specific integrase, encoding MSIYERAIGSSRIYSWLKELEENPHGYYEVELSDSDSGMYAPLMLSASYIASKDFDPSFEVFELAEQKVTLDMCISGAIHRGESAAGCNWRLKVLGWYKSLPEEDKRKLPIFGNKLSIRRGLTLVPGLEGVESHLNRYSSVADAYDEINEDLRRLGVISSDYQTVKERRENKEEYIPQEPILVDFKRLRMKEFVTLADLEAASEGKPFNDLKHAFAIASLKTTSDSGVRNYLDAFNQVSRFFLERGLTGSEPIAVTLDAFILPRIYSHLEQMIVRGECSPIFANTLLSALRKTLTAIKNLKGYAGPDFVNCQGFDADRVTDQYRPYTSSERRRIAACVDEDILRNNALAQPYQLSGVGEDPVGSNGQVKKGFSTLENARWIFENKLNCSVVGTRIYSRSSGDIYIDGFWRIVNRSGIGLREVLEGWGHHYVVDAQVIAPYAIKLGQITGLNADSLKYLNLDDFEPQHELTGRACLKYWKERSGGGKVMPVDLFDADITWLTTSQAEAVAKIFKDVEALTAAFRDDAPEKARNSLFIWQSSASKAFLQVKSFATGKDGFVTTVFNSYAQRKGIVGDDGAPLNLTPARLRPSFISELVERGVPIREIQLILGHKHIKTTQAYLDRMDFNTFARAKLDVALRELHDRALEAADLALASEQHETQSENLIEVVQIDAPVVVFKTPLASCKNIFNPPDFIKRLSTYVPGRPCSMYNMCLGCENVLLTSSNLPELFAMERDYRKLADVSRVMDTPYGHVVHESLSLLESILGDKSDFTAEELAEGRRLAEFVDTTILIDGVGL